A genomic region of Colletes latitarsis isolate SP2378_abdomen chromosome 7, iyColLati1, whole genome shotgun sequence contains the following coding sequences:
- the LOC143343638 gene encoding uncharacterized protein LOC143343638 isoform X1, whose protein sequence is MTITASTEKMETTKDLPRKKFINTNLLSLKLLLFLFFGGMGCLFPFLPLHMMEMGLSIDQIRMISMISPAVAILGPLIAGPIADKLAGHQGRNDKSSTGRYLRVMIAIACVLSAIFYAFLLIIPAVDRVEHPRERKPRLQFNCDQIGAVVLQERCKDRGTCHRWSDETRVGPLLLKGCNYACHPVGSKLWRTEDSGGSLAFGTTDSDIGVFDGSGDSTVIPLESEMYAQEPEDTRKMQRFAMDENEPPHLCFKEGDNVVCHVYTEYSGTLAVNATLGQALNNNGSDREWCVYPVVEYFTCRIPPELKARMADVYQTCSIECDLVDPYTLPDSVLVESQCQEADEDWSHLVFWTYLAIRSAADIFPTTAVALIDAAVVIATRETSCGRGDVGRQLAFGSLGFAIFGPLTGYLCTLIDNLNSFYYLPIGLHAGFMLLAALVALCANGMPLSPPEWWWHTRSGMLALPMSAIKRYGSETAALVIVLIVMGTFWSAMDSYLPLHLQKLGGNELPIGVAMTVGAVPAFLFLWKSEHLVDYCGHSNLLITAFTVYIIRFTGLSLVAGAWWSLISEALEVFTLGIMWVTAILYLRHLVPRHLTVTAQALPVIAHFCVGRCIGAMIGAYINVDDTDIVDSLRFVYRCMAVAAAGVSALYFVLYHGLLKPRCHAHTIQGPRQPPTVVQAAIKEYELTMNGNGNYTPLRVYHNGMGRKGQFRY, encoded by the exons ATGACGATAACGGCGTCCACCGAGAAGATGGAGACGACGAAGGACTTGCCGAGAAAGAAGTTTATCAATACTAATCTCCTATCGTTGAAGCTCTTATTATTCCTCTTTTTCGGAG GAATGGGCTGCCTCTTCCCGTTTCTACCACTGCACATGATGGAAATGGGCCTGAGCATCGACCAGATACGAATGATCTCGATGATCTCGCCGGCGGTGGCCATATTGGGACCCTTGATCGCTGGACCGATCGCGGACAAGCTGGCCGGCCATCAGGGACGAAACGACAAGTCGTCGACGGGTCGTTACCTCAGGGTGATGATCGCCATCGCCTGCGTTTTGTCCGCCATTTTCTATGCTTTCCTACTAATAATACCGGCCGTCGATCGCGTCGAGCACCCGAGGGAACGGAAACCACGTCTCCAGTTCAACTGCGATCAAATAGGCGCGGTCGTGTTGCAAGAGAGATGCAAGGATCGCGGAACGTGTCACAGATGGTCCGACGAGACCAGGGTCGGACCCTTGCTTCTCAAGGGTTGCAACTACGCTTGCCATCCCGTAGGGTCCAAACTATGGCGAACAGAGGATTCGGGGGGTTCCCTCGCCTTTGGGACCACCGATTCCGATATCGGTGTTTTCGATGGCAGCGGAGACTCCACGGTTATTCCTCTCGAGAGCGAAATGTACGCGCAG GAACCAGAGGATACCAGGAAGATGCAAAGATTCGCGATGGATGAGAACGAACCGCCACACCTGTGCTTCAAAGAGGGTGATAACGTAGTGTGTCACGTCTACACAGAGTACTCGGGCACATTGGCCGTAAACGCCACCCTGGGACAGGCTTTAAACAACAACGGCAGCGACCGAGAATGGTGTGTATACCCCGTGGTCGAGTACTTTACTTGTCGAATACCCCCAGAACTGAAAGCCAGAATGGCAGATGTCTATCAGACCTGCTCCATCGAATGCGACTTGGTTGATCCGTACACTCTTCCAG ACAGCGTTCTCGTAGAGAGCCAGTGTCAGGAAGCGGACGAGGACTGGTCGCATCTGGTGTTCTGGACGTACTTGGCCATTCGATCAGCCGCTGATATATTCCCAACGACAGCCGTGGCTTTGATCGACGCTGCTGTGGTGATAGCCACCAGGGAAACTTCCTGTGGACGCGGTGACGTGGGTCGTCAGCTGGCCTTTGGTTCTCTTGGCTTCGCCATCTTCGGCCCTCTGACTGGCTACCTGTGCACATTGATAGATAACTTGAATTCCTTCTACTATCTGCCAATCGGTTTGCACGCCGGTTTTATGCTCCTGGCGGCTCTGGTCGCCCTCTGCGCCAATGGGATGCCTCTAAGTCCGCCGGAATGGTGGTGGCACACCAGAAGCGGCATGCTAGCGCTTCCCATGAGCGCCATCAAGAGATACGGCAGCGAAACTGCCGCTTTGGTGATCGTCCTGATAGTCATGGGAACCTTCTGGAGCGCCATGGACAGCTATCTCCCATT ACACTTGCAGAAATTGGGAGGTAACGAGCTTCCTATTGGCGTGGCCATGACCGTGGGTGCGGTCCCAGCATTCCTATTCCTCTGGAAATCCGAACATCTCGTCGATTATTGTGGTCACAGTAATCTCCTTATTACTGCCTTCACTGTGTATATTATTAG GTTTACTGGCCTGAGTCTCGTCGCGGGAGCTTGGTGGTCCTTAATTTCCGAGGCTCTTGAGGTCTTCACTCTAGGGATTATGTGGGTCACTGCCATTCTTTATCTCAGACACTTGGTCCCGCGTCACTTGACCGTGACTGCTCAAGCGCTACCTGTGATTGCGCACTTCTGCGTCG GTCGATGTATCGGAGCCATGATCGGTGCTTACATAAATGTCGACGACACTGACATCGTCGACTCGTTGCGATTCGTTTATCGTTGCATGGCAGTCGCGGCCGCGGGAGTATCTGCCTTGTATTTCGTCTTATATCACGGCCTATTGAAGCCACGGTGTCATGCACACACTATACAGGGTCCACGGCAACCACCCACCGTTGTGCAAG CTGCTATTAAGGAGTACGAACTGA CGATGAACGGAAACGGGAATTACACGCCGCTCAGGGTCTACCACAACGGAATGGGCAGGAAAGGTCAATTCCGCTATTGA
- the LOC143343638 gene encoding uncharacterized protein LOC143343638 isoform X2 — protein sequence MTITASTEKMETTKDLPRKKFINTNLLSLKLLLFLFFGGMGCLFPFLPLHMMEMGLSIDQIRMISMISPAVAILGPLIAGPIADKLAGHQGRNDKSSTGRYLRVMIAIACVLSAIFYAFLLIIPAVDRVEHPRERKPRLQFNCDQIGAVVLQERCKDRGTCHRWSDETRVGPLLLKGCNYACHPVGSKLWRTEDSGGSLAFGTTDSDIGVFDGSGDSTVIPLESEMYAQEPEDTRKMQRFAMDENEPPHLCFKEGDNVVCHVYTEYSGTLAVNATLGQALNNNGSDREWCVYPVVEYFTCRIPPELKARMADVYQTCSIECDLVDPYTLPDSVLVESQCQEADEDWSHLVFWTYLAIRSAADIFPTTAVALIDAAVVIATRETSCGRGDVGRQLAFGSLGFAIFGPLTGYLCTLIDNLNSFYYLPIGLHAGFMLLAALVALCANGMPLSPPEWWWHTRSGMLALPMSAIKRYGSETAALVIVLIVMGTFWSAMDSYLPLHLQKLGGNELPIGVAMTVGAVPAFLFLWKSEHLVDYCGHSNLLITAFTVYIIRFTGLSLVAGAWWSLISEALEVFTLGIMWVTAILYLRHLVPRHLTVTAQALPVIAHFCVGRCIGAMIGAYINVDDTDIVDSLRFVYRCMAVAAAGVSALYFVLYHGLLKPRCHAHTIQGPRQPPTVVQAMNGNGNYTPLRVYHNGMGRKGQFRY from the exons ATGACGATAACGGCGTCCACCGAGAAGATGGAGACGACGAAGGACTTGCCGAGAAAGAAGTTTATCAATACTAATCTCCTATCGTTGAAGCTCTTATTATTCCTCTTTTTCGGAG GAATGGGCTGCCTCTTCCCGTTTCTACCACTGCACATGATGGAAATGGGCCTGAGCATCGACCAGATACGAATGATCTCGATGATCTCGCCGGCGGTGGCCATATTGGGACCCTTGATCGCTGGACCGATCGCGGACAAGCTGGCCGGCCATCAGGGACGAAACGACAAGTCGTCGACGGGTCGTTACCTCAGGGTGATGATCGCCATCGCCTGCGTTTTGTCCGCCATTTTCTATGCTTTCCTACTAATAATACCGGCCGTCGATCGCGTCGAGCACCCGAGGGAACGGAAACCACGTCTCCAGTTCAACTGCGATCAAATAGGCGCGGTCGTGTTGCAAGAGAGATGCAAGGATCGCGGAACGTGTCACAGATGGTCCGACGAGACCAGGGTCGGACCCTTGCTTCTCAAGGGTTGCAACTACGCTTGCCATCCCGTAGGGTCCAAACTATGGCGAACAGAGGATTCGGGGGGTTCCCTCGCCTTTGGGACCACCGATTCCGATATCGGTGTTTTCGATGGCAGCGGAGACTCCACGGTTATTCCTCTCGAGAGCGAAATGTACGCGCAG GAACCAGAGGATACCAGGAAGATGCAAAGATTCGCGATGGATGAGAACGAACCGCCACACCTGTGCTTCAAAGAGGGTGATAACGTAGTGTGTCACGTCTACACAGAGTACTCGGGCACATTGGCCGTAAACGCCACCCTGGGACAGGCTTTAAACAACAACGGCAGCGACCGAGAATGGTGTGTATACCCCGTGGTCGAGTACTTTACTTGTCGAATACCCCCAGAACTGAAAGCCAGAATGGCAGATGTCTATCAGACCTGCTCCATCGAATGCGACTTGGTTGATCCGTACACTCTTCCAG ACAGCGTTCTCGTAGAGAGCCAGTGTCAGGAAGCGGACGAGGACTGGTCGCATCTGGTGTTCTGGACGTACTTGGCCATTCGATCAGCCGCTGATATATTCCCAACGACAGCCGTGGCTTTGATCGACGCTGCTGTGGTGATAGCCACCAGGGAAACTTCCTGTGGACGCGGTGACGTGGGTCGTCAGCTGGCCTTTGGTTCTCTTGGCTTCGCCATCTTCGGCCCTCTGACTGGCTACCTGTGCACATTGATAGATAACTTGAATTCCTTCTACTATCTGCCAATCGGTTTGCACGCCGGTTTTATGCTCCTGGCGGCTCTGGTCGCCCTCTGCGCCAATGGGATGCCTCTAAGTCCGCCGGAATGGTGGTGGCACACCAGAAGCGGCATGCTAGCGCTTCCCATGAGCGCCATCAAGAGATACGGCAGCGAAACTGCCGCTTTGGTGATCGTCCTGATAGTCATGGGAACCTTCTGGAGCGCCATGGACAGCTATCTCCCATT ACACTTGCAGAAATTGGGAGGTAACGAGCTTCCTATTGGCGTGGCCATGACCGTGGGTGCGGTCCCAGCATTCCTATTCCTCTGGAAATCCGAACATCTCGTCGATTATTGTGGTCACAGTAATCTCCTTATTACTGCCTTCACTGTGTATATTATTAG GTTTACTGGCCTGAGTCTCGTCGCGGGAGCTTGGTGGTCCTTAATTTCCGAGGCTCTTGAGGTCTTCACTCTAGGGATTATGTGGGTCACTGCCATTCTTTATCTCAGACACTTGGTCCCGCGTCACTTGACCGTGACTGCTCAAGCGCTACCTGTGATTGCGCACTTCTGCGTCG GTCGATGTATCGGAGCCATGATCGGTGCTTACATAAATGTCGACGACACTGACATCGTCGACTCGTTGCGATTCGTTTATCGTTGCATGGCAGTCGCGGCCGCGGGAGTATCTGCCTTGTATTTCGTCTTATATCACGGCCTATTGAAGCCACGGTGTCATGCACACACTATACAGGGTCCACGGCAACCACCCACCGTTGTGCAAG CGATGAACGGAAACGGGAATTACACGCCGCTCAGGGTCTACCACAACGGAATGGGCAGGAAAGGTCAATTCCGCTATTGA
- the LOC143343551 gene encoding uncharacterized protein LOC143343551 — protein sequence MALQKVPMTIRTITKAAVSLPYLLMALMGSASMPLLVCHHHSGGLRGIPLAQRATRAARSIKPACKPIGSQSEGRRWRSQENQRPADDPRHRVHRKFPWWLSPQQRRSKPRLSLGIYQRLIEWPSTSRTPDATSPRPLPDTGSLRERCLETKLLRCLATQPMEESSRCRAESLERAWLTNLIKKTVGEPLATGHGSHPACKLFTLSNGKNSVWSCERRQNE from the exons ATGGCGCTCCAGAAGGTTCCCATGACTATCAGGACGATCACCAAAGCGGCAGTTTCGCTGCCGTATCTCTTGATGGCGCTCATGGGAAGCGCTAGCATGCCGCTTCTGGTGTGCCACCACCATTCCGGCGGACTTAGAGGCATCCCATTGGCGCAGAGGGCGACCAGAGCCGCCAGGAGCATAAAACCGGCGTGCAAACCGATTG GTAGCCAGTCAGAGGGCCGAAGATGGCGAAGCCAAGAGAACCAAAGGCCAGCTGACGACCCACGTCACCGCGTCCACAGGAAGTTTCCCTGGTGGCTATCACCACAGCAGCGTCGATCAAAGCCACGGCTGTCGTTGGGAATATATCAGCGGCTGATCGAATGGCCAAGTACGTCCAGAACACCAGATGCGACCAGTCCTCGTCCGCTTCCTGACACTGGCTCTCTACGAGAACGCTGTCTGGAAACAAAGTTGCTGAG gtGTCTCGCGACGCAGCCGATGGAGGAGTCGAGCAGGTGTCGAGCAGAGTCCTTGGAGCGTGCATGGCTAACGAATCTAATTAAAAAAACTGTCGGGGAGCCACTAGCTACGGGCCACGGAAGTCATCCTGCGTGCAAATTGTTCACACT GTCGaatggaaaaaattcagtatggagtTGCGAACGGAGACAGAATGAATAA